Within bacterium, the genomic segment AGACACCCTGATCGAATAGACGGGTGATGTCGGCGGCGACGGCGTCGGGGTCCAGGGGCTGGCCGACGCGCGAGGAGACGCGCTCGAAGACGTACTGGTCGTCGTAGATGCGGTTGCCGCGGACCTCCATGGCGCGGATGACGGGCGCCTGGTCCTGCGCGTGGGCTGTCGCACCGAGGAGGAGGACGACAAAAAGGGCGTAAACGGGGCCTTTTATGGGCATGATTGCGACGGCGTTCCGACGGATGGTGTTGTGGCAGGCGATTTTGCCACGTCGGCCGAGGGGCTGTCAACCTCGGAGGAAGGCCCGGATTAAAAAGACGAGGGTTCCCGTCGTCCGAGCCCCCCTTCAATACGCAGACGACGTCAAATGGTGCCCGCCGACAAGTCTTGACGGGAGGGTGGTCCGGGGTATATGTTGGTCGCTCGGGAGGACTATGCGGCGCTCTCTTCTCATCTCATCGTCGCTCCTCGCGGCGCTCCTCGTCCCGGGCTGCGACACGCCCTCGGGACCCGCCTCTCCGGCGGAACTCGGCTATCTCTGGGCGCGGGCCCTGGCCGACCCCGTGGCCGGGGACTGGAACCCAGACACCCCCTGCTCGGGCGTTTCGGGCGTCGTGGACCCGGACGGACTTCTCACCGACTCCGGTCTCTTCGAGAGCCGCTGGCTCCTCTACTACCGCGGCGCGGAGGCGTACCTGGAGGTGACCGTGGACCCATCCGGCGGGATTTCCACCCGGGAGGTAGACCTGGCCGGCGCTCACGGAGAGGAAGCGGAGGTTCCGCAGTCCAAGGATTCGCCGGGTATCATGGATTCGGTGAGGGCCTATGTCGAGTCCGAGGGACTTCTGCCGCCGCCGACGGTGCTCCGGCGGGTCGGGATGGGGCTCCTCGCTTCGACGGGGGCCGACGCGTCGTGGAAAATCGAGGCGGGCTACGACTACCCGACGCCCATCTGCGGTGACTGGGCCGGCGAGGATTCTGGGGCGGCGGTGGACTTCATGCTCACCGAGCTCGACTACGTGGACCACTTCCGCTTGACCATCGAGGTGGCGGGGGCGGACGAGACCTTCGTCATCGAGCGGATGGTCCCACGCGACACCGACGATGACGATTATCTGGACTGGTTCGGCGCCACGGCCTACTTCTGGGACGACACCCTCAAGCTGCGGGTGGACGGCTACCTGGACCCCTTCACCGGCCACGTGGACGGGACTTGGTCCTGGGAAGCATTCCCCCTGGAGGACTCCGGCGTGTGGGAGGCCGACCGGGTACGTTTCGACTACTGCCCCGTTCTGGAGCTTTACGTGAACCCGGGAACGGGCGAAGTGGAATAGACGGCAGGCGGGTTTCCATGCCCACCCGTCCGGTCATCCGCCGCCTTGTGCCTGAATGTAGGGTGGGGACTTCAGTCCCCGCCGTTTTCACGTTCCCAGCCCCGACCCTCACCCTAGCCCTCTCCCTAGAAGGGAGAGGGAATACGCGGGCCGACCTGAAGGTCGGCCCCTACGAGGGTGATTCGTCGAGGGCGCCATATTTAAAAGGGCGGGCCCCTGAGCCCGCCCCTTTTACCGTTTCCGGTGACGCGGCCTACTTCTTCACCGGCGGGGTGAACTTCCACAGGTCGGTCAGCGTGCCGACGCTACCCAACACGTTGGTGAGCTCCAGCGGGAAGAAGACCTTGTTGGCCTCGCCCTGGGAAATCTCGTTGAGGGTGTCCATGTAACGCAGGGCCACGAGGTATCCGGGGGCGACGGAGGCGTCCACGGCGGTCTTGATGAGCTCGATGGCGGCGGCCTCGGCCTCGGCGCGGATGCGGCGGGCGTCGGCGTCACCCGCGGCTTCCAGGACCTGCTTCTGCTTGTAACCCTCGGCGGTGAGGATGGCCTCCTGCTTCATGCCCTCGGCGCGGGCGATGCGGCTCTCGCGGTCGCCCTCGGCGCGCAGGATGGCGGACCGCTTATCGCCCTCGGCTTCGAGGATCTTCGCGCGGCGCTCACGCTCGGCGGTGGACTGCATCTGCATCGCCGCATCAATTTCGGGCGGGGGCGTGATGTCCTGCAGCTCCACGCGGTTGACCTTGACGCCCCACTTGTCCGTGGCCTCGTCGAGGACCAGCCGCAGCTTGTTGTTGATGACGTCGCGGCTGATGAGCGTCTCGTCCAGGTCCAGCTCGCCCATCACGTTACGCATGGTGGTCTGGGTCAGCTTCTCGATGGCCTCGGGGAGATTGCGAATCTCGTAGAGCGCCTTGGGCGGGTCGGTTATCTGGAAGTACAACAGCGCGTTGACCTGCATGCGGACGTTGTCTTTGGTGATGACCGCCTGGGAGGGGAAGTCGAAGACCTGCTCGCGGAGGTCCACCCGGTCGTTGAATTCACGCTGGGTGTAGGTGCGCCCGCGTATGTTGACGTTGCGGGTCCAAAGCACCCGGCGCGGCTTGTCTATGATCGGGATGATCAGGTGCAGGCCGCTCTTCAGGGTTTTCGCGTACTTGCCCAGGCGCTCGATGACCATCACCTCGGCCTGCTTGACCACCTTGAACCCGGCGATGGCGAAGACCAGCAGGAACAGAAATATCGCGCCCAGGGCGATGATCGTCCCGATGCTCAGGCCGCCCGTGTCCGCGGCGAAGCTGGCCGTGGCCAGGCCCAGCACCGAGGCGGGGACCAGATAGCGCAGTTTCAGCAAATCACACCTCCGTCACGGTCGTAGAGAGGTTTTTGGACTAAAAAAAGAGGGGTCCGGCGGCGCCGGGTCATTCGCCCTCGTGGGGGGCGATGATGAACTTGATGCCGTCCAGGCCGATGAGCTTGACCCGCCGCCCGATCTCGAAGGATGTGCCGTCGTCCTTGGGCCATACGGCGCCCCATTCCTCGCCGCCCACCTTGACGTAGCCCCGCCGGTCGTAGCTCACCGGCTGGGTGACGATGCCGGTCTTGCCCACCAGGGCCTCGATGTTGGTCTTGGTGTCCTCGGTGTGGGCGACCTTTTCGGCCTTGACGAAGAATTTGCGGGTCAGGAAGAGAAACATGCCACCGGCCAGGACGAAGACGGCTATCTGCCAGACGACGGCCATGCCGGTGAGGGACACGGCGGCGGTGAGCATCCCCGCCACGCCGAAGGGCAGGAGGAAGAAGCCGGGGACCACGATTTCGGCCACGGCCAGGAGGAACCCGGCGATGAGCCACAGGTGCCATGCTTGAATCATGGGCGCTCCTTGGAGAAAACTTATCCAGTTTACCCTTGTATTATACCGGGTCGGGGGGAAAAAAACAGCGAGGAAGTTTTAGTCGTCCAGTAGATCGGGCCGGAGCCGGCGCGTGCGATCGAGGGCCCGCTCGCGGCGCCACTCCTTCACCGCCCCGTGGTCGCCGGAGAGCAGCACCTCGGGGACGGTCATCCCCCGAAACGCCGCCGGCCGGGTGTACCAGGGGCAGTCCAGGAGCCCCTCGCCCTCGAAGGAATCCTCCAGGGCCGCCTCGGCGTCGGAGAGGACGCCGGGGATGAGCCGCACCGCCGCCTCCACCGCCGCCAGCGCCACCAGCTCCCCCCCTGACAGGACGAAATCCCCCAGCGACAGCTCCAGGTCCGCCAGCGTCCGCACCCGCTCGTCCACGCCCTTGTAGCGGCCGCAGATGAAGACCAGGTGCTCGGCCAGCGAGAGCTCCCGGGCCAGGGGGTGGTCCAGCACACGCCCGCCGGGATCGGTGAGAATCACCCTGGACTCCGGCCGCCGAAGGTCCTCCACCGCGGCGAAGATGGGCTCGGGCTTCAGGAGCATCCCCGCCCCGCCGCCGAAGGGCTCGTCGTCGGCCAGGTGGTGGTCCCCGCCGCAGTAGTCCTTCAAGTCCACCGCGCTCAGGCGGGCCAGACCCTTCTCCTGGGAGCGCCCGGCGATGGACGTCTCCAGGTATGCCCACACCGGGCCGGGGAAGAGGGTGATGATGTCGGCTTCGAACATCAGGGTGCGACGACAAGCTCGATGCCGTCCTCGACGTAGTAGTCGTGGCCGTTGACGGTGACCGGCCCCAGCGGCTGGTAGCCCCAGAGGTGGAAGCTGATGCGGCCCGCGGGCGGCGCCGGCACCGTGCCCC encodes:
- a CDS encoding NfeD family protein; amino-acid sequence: MIQAWHLWLIAGFLLAVAEIVVPGFFLLPFGVAGMLTAAVSLTGMAVVWQIAVFVLAGGMFLFLTRKFFVKAEKVAHTEDTKTNIEALVGKTGIVTQPVSYDRRGYVKVGGEEWGAVWPKDDGTSFEIGRRVKLIGLDGIKFIIAPHEGE
- the trmD gene encoding tRNA (guanosine(37)-N1)-methyltransferase TrmD; translation: MFEADIITLFPGPVWAYLETSIAGRSQEKGLARLSAVDLKDYCGGDHHLADDEPFGGGAGMLLKPEPIFAAVEDLRRPESRVILTDPGGRVLDHPLARELSLAEHLVFICGRYKGVDERVRTLADLELSLGDFVLSGGELVALAAVEAAVRLIPGVLSDAEAALEDSFEGEGLLDCPWYTRPAAFRGMTVPEVLLSGDHGAVKEWRRERALDRTRRLRPDLLDD
- a CDS encoding SPFH domain-containing protein, with translation MLKLRYLVPASVLGLATASFAADTGGLSIGTIIALGAIFLFLLVFAIAGFKVVKQAEVMVIERLGKYAKTLKSGLHLIIPIIDKPRRVLWTRNVNIRGRTYTQREFNDRVDLREQVFDFPSQAVITKDNVRMQVNALLYFQITDPPKALYEIRNLPEAIEKLTQTTMRNVMGELDLDETLISRDVINNKLRLVLDEATDKWGVKVNRVELQDITPPPEIDAAMQMQSTAERERRAKILEAEGDKRSAILRAEGDRESRIARAEGMKQEAILTAEGYKQKQVLEAAGDADARRIRAEAEAAAIELIKTAVDASVAPGYLVALRYMDTLNEISQGEANKVFFPLELTNVLGSVGTLTDLWKFTPPVKK